A genomic stretch from Acidimicrobiales bacterium includes:
- the gluQRS gene encoding tRNA glutamyl-Q(34) synthetase GluQRS, with translation MPDGRFAPSPTGPLHLGNLRTALLAWLFARHDAARFLVRIEDLDEVGARPEHERSALADLAVLGLDHDGPVVRQSAFRDRHEQVVERLVAQELTYPCYCTRREVRAEIEAASSAPQGPLLEVAYPGTCAGLDAHGRAAREAEGRRAALRVRADAAEISFRDRLAGPCRGIVDDFVVRRADGTPAYNLAVVVDDHDQGIGEVVRGDDLLGTTPRQILLARWLGWDSPAYAHVPLVTGPDGERLAKRHGSVTLADQAVLGRGPAVVLSWLAASLGLAEAGEPVTPAVVLERFDPDRLPRDPWSLPPGIVAGTPRAPGPSVTPGASGAGSEQW, from the coding sequence GTGCCGGACGGTCGCTTCGCGCCGAGCCCCACCGGGCCGCTGCACCTCGGCAACCTGCGCACCGCACTGCTGGCGTGGCTCTTCGCGCGTCACGACGCCGCCCGGTTCCTGGTGAGGATCGAGGACCTCGACGAGGTCGGCGCCCGGCCCGAGCACGAGCGATCGGCGCTCGCCGACCTCGCGGTACTCGGCCTCGACCACGACGGACCGGTGGTGCGCCAGTCGGCGTTCCGCGACCGCCACGAACAGGTCGTGGAACGACTCGTCGCGCAGGAGCTGACCTATCCCTGCTACTGCACCCGGCGCGAGGTCCGCGCCGAGATCGAGGCGGCCTCCTCGGCACCCCAGGGTCCACTTCTGGAGGTCGCCTATCCGGGCACGTGCGCCGGCCTCGACGCCCACGGCCGGGCGGCGCGTGAGGCCGAGGGGCGGCGGGCGGCCCTGCGGGTGCGGGCCGACGCCGCGGAGATCTCGTTCCGGGACCGTCTCGCCGGACCGTGCCGCGGCATCGTCGACGACTTCGTCGTCCGTCGCGCCGACGGCACCCCGGCGTACAACCTGGCGGTGGTGGTGGACGACCACGACCAGGGGATCGGGGAGGTGGTCCGGGGCGACGACCTCCTCGGCACCACCCCGCGGCAGATCCTCCTCGCCCGCTGGCTGGGGTGGGACAGTCCCGCCTATGCCCACGTGCCGCTCGTGACCGGACCCGACGGCGAACGCCTCGCCAAGCGGCACGGCTCGGTCACCCTCGCCGACCAGGCCGTGCTCGGGCGCGGGCCGGCGGTGGTGCTCTCGTGGCTGGCGGCGTCGTTGGGTCTCGCCGAGGCGGGTGAGCCCGTCACCCCTGCGGTGGTCCTCGAGCGCTTCGACCCCGATCGCCTCCCCCGCGACCCGTGGTCCCTCCCTCCCGGGATCGTCGCCGGGACGCCCCGGGCGCCTGGACCCTCCGTGACTCCCGGGGCGTCCGGCGCCGGCTCGGAGCAGTGGTGA
- a CDS encoding DUF4031 domain-containing protein: MSILIDPPLWTWRGRRWAHMVSDVSHDELHRFAQRLGLPVRAFHGDHYDVPEELRADALALGAEAVDGRELVRRLRAAGLRRARVGPHEPIPDDGAD; encoded by the coding sequence GTGAGCATCCTCATCGACCCTCCGCTGTGGACCTGGCGCGGTCGGCGCTGGGCCCACATGGTCAGCGACGTCAGCCACGACGAGCTGCACCGCTTCGCGCAGCGCCTCGGCCTCCCGGTGCGGGCCTTCCACGGCGACCACTACGACGTCCCCGAGGAGTTGCGCGCCGACGCGCTCGCCCTCGGGGCGGAGGCGGTCGACGGTCGCGAACTGGTTCGCCGCCTCAGGGCTGCGGGGTTGCGTCGGGCCCGGGTCGGCCCGCACGAGCCGATCCCCGACGACGGCGCCGATTGA
- a CDS encoding DUF6457 domain-containing protein, producing MTGTEWITAFAERLGVPAPDDDTIETLLELASVAAHASERLAAPLACHLAGVTGTAPADALAAARALAADPPG from the coding sequence ATGACCGGCACGGAGTGGATCACGGCCTTCGCGGAGCGCCTCGGCGTCCCGGCCCCCGATGACGACACCATCGAGACCCTTCTCGAGTTGGCCAGCGTGGCCGCGCACGCCTCGGAGCGCCTCGCCGCTCCTCTGGCCTGCCACCTCGCGGGGGTGACGGGCACGGCCCCGGCCGACGCCCTGGCCGCCGCCCGGGCGCTGGCCGCCGACCCCCCGGGCTGA
- the arfB gene encoding aminoacyl-tRNA hydrolase → MATDDDLVVSAALRIPARELEWRFGPSGGPGGQHANRAHTRAEVRFDVTTSPSLRPTDRRRLLDRLGPVVTAAADDERSQLRNRRLAAERLRRTLAGALRTTPPRRATTPRRGAVEARLDAKRRQAARKRDRRPVRGDD, encoded by the coding sequence GTGGCGACCGATGACGACCTCGTCGTGTCGGCGGCGCTGCGGATCCCGGCCCGAGAGCTCGAGTGGCGCTTCGGCCCGAGCGGCGGACCGGGCGGCCAGCACGCCAACCGGGCCCACACGAGGGCCGAGGTGCGCTTCGACGTGACCACCTCGCCGTCGTTGCGACCCACCGACCGTCGACGGCTGCTCGACCGCCTCGGTCCCGTCGTCACGGCCGCGGCCGACGACGAGCGATCACAGCTCCGCAACCGCCGACTCGCCGCCGAACGACTTCGGCGGACGCTGGCCGGTGCGCTGCGCACCACGCCGCCCCGGCGGGCCACCACCCCACGACGGGGTGCGGTCGAGGCCCGACTCGACGCCAAGCGCCGTCAGGCCGCCCGCAAGCGCGACCGCCGCCCCGTCCGCGGCGACGACTGA
- a CDS encoding LLM class F420-dependent oxidoreductase produces the protein MRLGIFIQPATVDEVVAQVRSSADAGFTSVVMPQIFGIDTITALTVAAHEVPGIELGTGVVPTYPRHPMMLAAQALTLQQVSDGRFTLGIGLSHQLVIEGMLGIPWEKPVRHLREYLSILLPLLRGEAASFEGETLTAKLALDIPDAEPVPVLVAALGTQMLNVTGRMADGTATWMTGPATIAEHTAPTIRAAAAEAGRPEPRIVCALPVCVTDDEGAARSQAAEQFQMYGFLPSYRAMLDREGADGPADVAIVGSAAEVRAGIERIMEAGATEFVAVTFAERAATLETLAELL, from the coding sequence GTGCGTCTCGGCATCTTCATCCAACCCGCCACCGTCGACGAGGTCGTCGCCCAGGTCCGGTCATCCGCCGACGCCGGCTTCACCTCGGTGGTCATGCCCCAGATCTTCGGGATCGACACGATCACCGCCCTGACCGTGGCCGCCCACGAGGTCCCCGGCATCGAGCTCGGTACCGGTGTCGTGCCCACCTACCCCCGCCACCCGATGATGCTGGCCGCCCAGGCGCTCACCCTCCAGCAGGTCTCGGACGGCCGCTTCACCCTCGGCATCGGCCTGTCCCACCAGCTCGTCATCGAGGGCATGCTGGGCATCCCCTGGGAGAAGCCGGTGCGCCACCTCCGCGAGTACCTGTCGATCCTCCTGCCGCTCCTCCGTGGTGAGGCGGCGTCGTTCGAGGGCGAGACCCTCACCGCCAAGCTGGCCCTCGACATCCCCGACGCCGAGCCCGTCCCGGTGCTCGTCGCCGCCCTCGGCACGCAGATGCTCAACGTCACCGGCCGGATGGCCGACGGGACCGCCACCTGGATGACGGGACCCGCCACCATCGCCGAGCACACCGCCCCCACCATCCGCGCCGCCGCCGCCGAGGCCGGTCGACCCGAGCCCAGGATCGTGTGCGCACTGCCCGTGTGCGTCACCGACGACGAGGGTGCGGCTCGCAGCCAGGCCGCCGAGCAGTTCCAGATGTACGGGTTCCTGCCCTCCTACCGGGCGATGCTCGACCGCGAGGGTGCCGACGGCCCGGCCGACGTCGCCATCGTGGGCTCGGCCGCCGAGGTCCGCGCCGGCATCGAACGGATCATGGAGGCCGGGGCCACGGAGTTCGTGGCCGTCACCTTCGCCGAGCGCGCCGCCACCCTGGAGACCCTCGCCGAGCTGCTGTGA
- a CDS encoding sulfatase-like hydrolase/transferase, protein MGRKILLVTTDQMRYDAIGANGGAVARTPVVDALAAEGIAYDRASPSNVVCMPSRATIVTGQHVGHHGVWMNGVPLPADAPDVAGVLSAAGYRTALIGKSHFEPMLDPFLRFAENRLAAEASTGPNRGFDHMELATHGAVGFNHYAASMRAEHPEALGGFFQVLDRDLEVSGDPGGDTGAPQVKLNPIERGWYHTDWVADRTIAWLDSLDDDADWFCWMSFPDPHHPWDPPASERSRVDWRDLDLPAGYVADAVAREAILDDRGRQWRLWYDGELVSNYEAPARWVPATLTADQVREVNALTHVENELIDEALGRVMGRITERGWGDDLDVVFTTDHGEFQGDFGLLFKGPYHVDSLMRLPLVWRPAPSAGPAPARVTAPVGLVDLAPTFCAIAGVEVPVWMDGRPLPVDDADAARRGFERVLTEWDSRQPDGTEVHLRTITRDGWVCTAYRPGTVHDGTEGELFDLVHDPLQQVNRWDDPALAALRSDLLADLADHLVDSDQHLRVESPV, encoded by the coding sequence ATGGGCCGCAAGATCCTCCTCGTGACCACCGACCAGATGCGCTACGACGCCATCGGGGCCAACGGCGGGGCGGTGGCGCGCACCCCGGTGGTCGACGCCCTGGCCGCCGAGGGCATCGCCTACGACCGGGCCAGCCCGTCGAACGTGGTCTGCATGCCGTCGCGAGCGACGATCGTGACGGGCCAGCACGTCGGGCACCACGGGGTGTGGATGAACGGGGTGCCCCTCCCGGCCGACGCCCCCGACGTGGCCGGGGTGCTGTCGGCGGCGGGGTACCGCACCGCGCTCATCGGCAAGAGCCACTTCGAACCGATGCTCGACCCGTTCCTCCGCTTCGCCGAGAACCGCCTCGCCGCCGAGGCCAGCACCGGCCCGAACCGGGGGTTCGACCACATGGAGCTGGCCACCCACGGCGCGGTGGGCTTCAACCACTACGCCGCCTCGATGCGCGCCGAGCACCCCGAGGCGCTCGGCGGCTTCTTCCAGGTGCTGGACCGGGACCTCGAGGTGAGCGGTGATCCGGGTGGCGACACCGGCGCCCCCCAGGTGAAGCTCAACCCGATCGAACGGGGGTGGTATCACACCGACTGGGTGGCCGACCGCACGATCGCCTGGCTCGACTCCCTCGACGACGACGCCGACTGGTTCTGCTGGATGAGCTTCCCGGACCCCCACCACCCGTGGGACCCGCCGGCCTCCGAGCGGTCCCGCGTCGACTGGCGTGACCTCGACCTCCCCGCCGGGTACGTGGCCGACGCGGTCGCCCGGGAGGCGATCCTCGACGACCGCGGACGGCAGTGGCGCCTCTGGTACGACGGCGAGCTGGTGAGCAACTACGAGGCGCCGGCGCGTTGGGTGCCGGCCACGCTCACCGCCGATCAGGTCCGTGAGGTGAACGCGTTGACCCACGTGGAGAACGAGCTCATCGACGAGGCTCTCGGCCGGGTGATGGGCCGGATCACCGAACGGGGCTGGGGCGACGACCTCGACGTGGTGTTCACCACCGATCACGGGGAGTTCCAGGGGGACTTCGGGCTGTTGTTCAAGGGGCCGTACCACGTCGACTCGCTGATGCGCCTGCCGCTGGTGTGGCGCCCCGCACCGAGCGCCGGGCCCGCGCCGGCCCGGGTGACGGCCCCGGTGGGTCTCGTCGACCTGGCACCCACGTTCTGTGCCATCGCCGGCGTCGAGGTGCCCGTGTGGATGGACGGGCGTCCGCTCCCGGTCGATGACGCCGACGCCGCACGAAGAGGCTTCGAGCGGGTGCTGACCGAGTGGGACAGCCGCCAGCCCGACGGCACCGAGGTGCACCTGCGCACGATCACCCGCGACGGGTGGGTGTGCACCGCCTACCGGCCCGGCACGGTGCACGACGGCACGGAGGGCGAGCTGTTCGACCTCGTGCACGATCCGCTCCAGCAGGTCAACCGGTGGGACGACCCCGCCCTCGCCGCACTGCGATCGGACCTGCTGGCCGACCTCGCCGACCACCTGGTGGACTCCGACCAGCACCTCCGCGTCGAGTCCCCCGTCTGA
- a CDS encoding SRPBCC family protein, whose amino-acid sequence MASFRSQVRMACDPAVAWALVSDPARVVEWFPGMDEVTVEGSVRTIRLRSGLPLVEEVVNVDRRLRRFQYRIVGPLPIEHHLGTVDVLDDPGGCLVVYSTEIAPDPLGFVIDGATAAALEELRRVAERINDDAPVGAAPTQEGP is encoded by the coding sequence ATGGCGTCGTTCCGGAGCCAGGTGCGCATGGCGTGCGATCCCGCCGTCGCGTGGGCGCTCGTGTCCGACCCGGCCCGCGTCGTCGAGTGGTTCCCCGGGATGGACGAGGTGACCGTCGAGGGGTCCGTCCGCACGATCCGTCTACGCTCCGGTCTGCCCCTGGTGGAGGAGGTCGTCAACGTCGACCGACGTCTGCGGCGGTTCCAGTACCGGATCGTGGGGCCCCTCCCGATCGAGCACCACCTCGGGACGGTGGACGTGCTCGACGACCCGGGTGGCTGCCTCGTCGTCTACTCGACCGAGATCGCCCCCGATCCGCTGGGCTTCGTGATCGACGGCGCCACCGCGGCGGCCCTCGAGGAGCTCCGGCGGGTCGCCGAACGAATCAACGACGACGCGCCGGTGGGTGCCGCCCCGACGCAGGAAGGACCCTGA